In one window of Nesterenkonia sandarakina DNA:
- a CDS encoding DUF5719 family protein gives MSGKKVRVKKLIKEQRRARKRAIRDQERAATLKAKQDAASARAELKAEEQRQRQERQQTREKQNQERTRQQQERKQEQAQGRERQQEQDRDRPSPSLSPKSGAVTAGAAATSAAAASTTPAQPASTRQTRRERRRRAGRAGDADRSDQRDTGTGPEHDTEPGPEHETQPGPGPDASAASAGRPRGAARARTAAVVVTAGVLATMAGSVALDGLMDGRSHAATSGVGATAALGAASVTASQAGQSFICPPLPGQPDSLTTDGLVEYRDRDSSASSRFSAVLFATDLSGSFSEASWAQLNEQGRINETTLTEASAADEADSREAAAAAAPLSQREAVYTSAADLARPPLLETAATADGSAQAAAALYEYQADAGPVAGLAVGACTAPERSQWFFGPEIAAGSASLLTLANPFDRSATVEISSVDSDGDRGTSGTRSIVVPGETTRSVNIAGLASSGSDLGVQVRSAGAPVTAQLQSSRASGLTGTGVEFLPGMTAPGTEHLMPGVPIPDGVPASGEDDDEESTAPPELWIHVPGDQGATVELQVFGEDGQQVIETPGVFTVNGGEIDAVNLRGLEPGVSDIRVRTDVPAYVGVRSETEEGTDFGWAAPAAPLREGSGTLLPELGETELHLFATGASGSIAYRVLDAEGGFGAEQSLDLSAESASVISAEDLTAAAPEGSQGGPVVIVFADPQLDGEGSVHAMMSTSTDDGQFSLTPVSPLRGAEEYVPVRLLR, from the coding sequence ATGAGCGGCAAGAAGGTCAGGGTCAAGAAGCTCATCAAGGAGCAGCGCCGGGCACGCAAGCGCGCCATCCGTGACCAGGAGCGCGCTGCCACGCTGAAGGCCAAGCAGGACGCGGCCTCAGCCCGCGCGGAGTTGAAGGCCGAGGAGCAGCGGCAGCGCCAGGAGCGGCAGCAGACGCGCGAGAAGCAGAACCAGGAACGCACCCGGCAGCAGCAGGAGCGCAAGCAGGAGCAGGCACAGGGGCGCGAGCGGCAGCAGGAGCAGGACCGTGATCGCCCCAGCCCCAGTCTCAGCCCCAAGTCAGGTGCGGTGACAGCGGGTGCTGCCGCGACCTCGGCAGCCGCGGCGTCTACGACCCCGGCGCAGCCCGCCAGCACCAGGCAGACCCGACGTGAGCGCCGTCGTCGCGCCGGTCGCGCTGGGGATGCCGACCGCTCCGACCAGCGTGACACCGGGACCGGTCCCGAGCATGACACCGAGCCCGGTCCTGAGCATGAGACCCAGCCTGGTCCTGGGCCTGACGCCTCTGCCGCCTCGGCGGGGAGGCCGCGAGGCGCAGCCAGGGCCCGCACCGCCGCCGTCGTCGTCACCGCCGGAGTGCTCGCCACCATGGCTGGCTCGGTGGCGCTGGACGGGCTCATGGATGGCCGCTCTCACGCCGCCACCTCCGGCGTAGGGGCGACGGCCGCGCTCGGCGCAGCATCGGTGACCGCCTCGCAGGCCGGGCAGAGCTTCATCTGTCCGCCGCTGCCGGGACAGCCGGATTCCCTCACCACCGATGGCCTGGTGGAGTACCGGGACCGAGACTCCTCAGCCTCCTCCCGGTTCTCCGCAGTGCTCTTCGCCACCGACCTGAGCGGCTCATTCTCGGAAGCCTCCTGGGCCCAGCTGAACGAGCAGGGTCGCATCAACGAGACCACCCTGACCGAGGCCTCCGCCGCGGACGAGGCCGACTCCAGGGAAGCGGCGGCCGCGGCTGCCCCGCTGAGTCAGCGCGAGGCGGTCTACACCTCCGCCGCCGACCTCGCCCGGCCCCCGCTGCTGGAGACGGCCGCGACCGCTGACGGCAGCGCCCAGGCGGCGGCCGCGCTCTACGAATACCAGGCCGACGCAGGCCCGGTGGCCGGACTCGCGGTCGGAGCCTGCACCGCGCCCGAGCGCAGCCAATGGTTCTTCGGACCCGAGATCGCCGCCGGATCCGCCTCGCTGCTGACCTTGGCCAATCCGTTCGACCGCTCCGCCACGGTGGAGATCTCCAGCGTTGATTCCGACGGCGACCGTGGGACCTCCGGCACCCGATCCATCGTCGTCCCCGGAGAGACGACCCGTTCGGTGAACATCGCCGGGCTGGCCTCCTCCGGTTCGGATCTGGGCGTCCAGGTCCGCTCGGCCGGAGCGCCGGTGACCGCGCAGCTGCAGTCCTCCCGCGCCTCCGGACTGACCGGCACCGGCGTGGAGTTCCTGCCCGGGATGACCGCGCCGGGCACCGAGCACCTGATGCCGGGCGTCCCGATCCCCGATGGCGTCCCCGCCTCGGGCGAGGACGACGATGAGGAGTCCACCGCACCGCCGGAGCTGTGGATCCACGTCCCCGGTGACCAGGGCGCGACCGTGGAGCTGCAGGTCTTCGGGGAGGACGGCCAGCAGGTCATCGAGACCCCCGGCGTCTTCACCGTCAACGGAGGCGAGATCGACGCGGTCAATCTGCGCGGCCTGGAACCCGGAGTGAGCGATATCCGCGTGCGCACCGACGTGCCCGCCTACGTGGGGGTGCGCAGCGAGACCGAGGAGGGCACCGACTTCGGCTGGGCTGCACCCGCGGCGCCGCTGCGGGAGGGGTCCGGAACGCTGCTGCCAGAGCTCGGGGAGACCGAGCTGCACCTCTTCGCCACCGGCGCCTCGGGAAGCATCGCCTACCGGGTGCTCGACGCCGAGGGGGGCTTCGGCGCCGAACAGAGTCTCGATCTCTCGGCCGAGAGTGCCAGCGTCATCTCCGCCGAGGACCTGACCGCGGCCGCGCCGGAGGGCAGCCAGGGCGGCCCCGTGGTGATCGTCTTCGCCGATCCGCAGCTCGACGGCGAGGGGAGCGTGCACGCGATGATGTCCACCTCCACAGACGACGGTCAGTTCAGTCTGACCCCGGTCTCGCCGCTGCGCGGAGCCGAGGAGTACGTGCCGGTGCGGCTGCTGCGCTGA
- a CDS encoding 5-(carboxyamino)imidazole ribonucleotide synthase: MMAPAAVELGVELHLLAGSADSSAAQVIPHTTLGDYTDPAQVSAFAAEVDVITFDHEHVPAEVLAALTRDGVSMHPGPDALLYAQDKLAMRRAVEQLGLPNPRWAEVRSVAELRAFGEETGWPVVLKTPRGGYDGKGVRMIDSADAASTAQDWFSRAEESGAGLLAEEKVRYTRELSAQVARSATGETVTYPVVESTQTDGVCDEVIAPAPLTSQDHVEVAERIARTIAEQLQVTGMLAVELFEISEDEADPETGTVAGIYINELAMRPHNSGHWTMDGSITSQFEQHLRAVLGLPLGATEVKGGAGGYTVMKNLLGSASGAERSLHESFPAAMRRSQGSKIHLYGKAARPGRKIGHVNILTQTHSTQETWEARRARLQRVRRAAADVAEIIVEGPAQ; encoded by the coding sequence ATGATGGCTCCCGCCGCTGTCGAGCTGGGCGTGGAGCTGCACCTGCTCGCCGGCTCCGCGGACTCCTCAGCCGCCCAGGTCATCCCGCACACCACCCTGGGCGACTACACCGACCCAGCACAGGTCTCCGCCTTCGCCGCCGAGGTCGACGTGATCACCTTCGATCATGAACATGTCCCCGCCGAGGTCCTCGCCGCGCTCACCCGCGACGGCGTCAGCATGCACCCCGGGCCGGACGCGCTGCTCTACGCGCAGGACAAGCTCGCGATGCGACGCGCCGTGGAGCAGCTGGGCCTGCCGAACCCGCGCTGGGCGGAGGTCCGCAGCGTCGCGGAGCTGCGCGCCTTCGGTGAGGAGACCGGCTGGCCCGTCGTGCTGAAGACCCCGCGCGGCGGCTATGACGGAAAAGGCGTGCGCATGATCGATTCCGCCGATGCGGCGTCGACCGCCCAGGACTGGTTCTCGCGCGCGGAGGAATCCGGCGCGGGCCTGCTCGCCGAGGAGAAGGTCCGCTACACCCGCGAGCTCTCCGCGCAGGTGGCCCGCTCCGCGACCGGAGAGACCGTCACCTATCCGGTGGTGGAATCCACGCAGACCGACGGGGTCTGTGACGAAGTCATCGCCCCCGCCCCGCTGACCAGCCAGGACCACGTCGAGGTCGCCGAACGCATTGCTCGCACCATCGCAGAGCAGCTGCAGGTCACCGGGATGCTCGCCGTGGAGCTCTTCGAGATCAGCGAGGACGAGGCCGACCCCGAGACCGGCACCGTCGCCGGGATCTACATCAACGAACTCGCCATGCGCCCGCATAACTCCGGGCACTGGACCATGGACGGCTCCATCACCAGCCAGTTCGAGCAGCACCTGCGCGCGGTCCTGGGGCTTCCGCTCGGGGCGACCGAGGTCAAGGGCGGCGCCGGGGGCTACACCGTGATGAAGAACCTGCTCGGCAGCGCCTCGGGTGCAGAGCGGTCACTGCATGAGTCCTTCCCCGCCGCGATGCGTCGCTCCCAGGGCTCGAAGATCCACCTCTACGGCAAGGCCGCCCGGCCAGGTCGCAAGATCGGACATGTGAACATCCTCACCCAGACCCATTCCACGCAGGAGACCTGGGAGGCCCGGCGAGCCCGGCTCCAGCGCGTGCGCCGAGCCGCAGCAGATGTGGCCGAGATCATCGTGGAAGGACCTGCCCAATGA
- a CDS encoding WhiB family transcriptional regulator, which translates to MGNAERLGAERPGTTAIARRTGLEVPADWFVDPADPQAAERLEHGKTLEDQATAFLAAHEEAERLADEGSSAATSSSVTALSEAPSRRTEAPTHEAPRHESLETSAPQTRPAEPSRTWLGLPTLVPTEEIEGELAWQVDALCAQTDPEAFFPEKGGSTRDAKKVCGACNVKQECLEYALGNDERFGIWGGLSERERRKLRKRAL; encoded by the coding sequence ATGGGGAACGCAGAGCGGCTGGGCGCAGAACGGCCCGGCACCACGGCCATAGCCCGCAGGACGGGACTCGAGGTTCCTGCTGATTGGTTCGTGGACCCTGCTGATCCCCAGGCCGCTGAGCGCCTGGAGCACGGCAAGACCTTGGAGGACCAGGCCACCGCCTTCCTCGCGGCCCACGAGGAGGCCGAACGGCTCGCGGACGAGGGCTCCTCCGCCGCGACGAGCTCCTCGGTCACCGCCCTCAGTGAGGCTCCTTCCCGCCGCACTGAGGCGCCGACCCACGAGGCTCCGCGTCATGAGTCTCTGGAGACCTCAGCGCCCCAGACGCGACCGGCAGAGCCCAGCCGCACCTGGCTGGGGCTGCCCACGCTGGTCCCCACCGAGGAGATCGAAGGCGAACTCGCCTGGCAGGTGGACGCGCTGTGCGCGCAGACCGACCCGGAGGCCTTCTTCCCTGAGAAGGGCGGCTCCACCCGTGACGCCAAGAAGGTCTGCGGCGCCTGCAACGTGAAGCAGGAATGCCTGGAGTACGCGCTGGGCAACGACGAGCGCTTCGGCATCTGGGGCGGACTCTCCGAGCGCGAGCGGCGCAAGCTTCGGAAGAGAGCACTCTGA
- a CDS encoding LCP family protein, whose translation MTDSAISYHRFDSQPEVIRSPQRGTETDRTRRALMLLGMTLFIPGSAQIAAGSKKLGRAALAVTVACWFTALLLGLMFLTMRSVVLSLLTQPFMLWLSAVVLGALAIGWFILWLDTFRLIHFTSLAPGLKPIVAVVLVVLMAVTSGSLGYGAKLVNEGRAALDGIFASGPAIDAVDGRYNFLLMGADAGEGREGLRPDSIHVVSVNEDSAETIIFSIPRNFQNAQFNEDSPLNAVYPTGYDCGDECIINFLYTDVMNNHQDLYPDAEDPGAEAMMDAVSGSLNLEVSGYVMVDMGGFENLIDAMGGVTVDSGGWVPYRGPLPDGSWGDNWWGPGVYTFSGQEALAYARSRTYSSDYNRIQRQQCIQQAMMSQFNPQTLLTRFSEIMQAGGNVVETNLPQSQLGSFLDLAVDAQGQTPQRLVLGAPDFGASGDLFSTYPDFEQIQRRVDELIANEQADDAGGLFGSAGFLPAQSGALGVMLATPPASGQAAGAVEEDEPSIDPTPPPTQPDGSELTREYLIEAQMTGQTGVLEQAASSNYRCDPVN comes from the coding sequence ATGACCGACTCCGCCATCAGCTATCACCGGTTCGACAGCCAGCCGGAGGTGATCCGCAGCCCCCAGCGCGGCACCGAGACCGACCGCACCCGGCGTGCCCTGATGCTGCTCGGGATGACCCTGTTCATCCCCGGTTCCGCCCAGATCGCGGCAGGCTCCAAGAAGCTGGGCCGTGCGGCCCTGGCAGTGACGGTGGCCTGCTGGTTCACCGCACTGCTGCTGGGACTGATGTTCCTCACCATGCGCTCCGTGGTGCTCTCGCTGCTGACCCAGCCGTTCATGCTCTGGCTCAGCGCAGTGGTGCTGGGCGCCCTGGCCATCGGCTGGTTCATCCTCTGGCTGGACACCTTCCGGCTGATCCACTTCACCTCTCTGGCGCCGGGGCTGAAACCGATCGTCGCCGTCGTCCTGGTGGTGCTGATGGCGGTGACCTCCGGGTCCCTGGGCTACGGCGCCAAGCTGGTCAACGAGGGCCGCGCCGCGCTGGACGGGATCTTCGCCTCTGGGCCCGCCATCGACGCCGTGGACGGACGCTATAACTTCCTGCTCATGGGCGCCGACGCCGGGGAGGGACGCGAGGGACTGCGCCCAGACTCGATCCACGTGGTCAGCGTCAATGAGGACTCCGCGGAGACCATCATCTTCTCGATCCCGCGCAACTTCCAGAACGCCCAGTTCAATGAGGACTCACCGCTGAACGCCGTCTACCCGACCGGCTACGACTGCGGGGACGAGTGCATCATCAACTTCCTCTACACCGATGTGATGAACAACCATCAGGACCTCTACCCCGATGCTGAGGACCCCGGCGCCGAGGCCATGATGGACGCGGTCTCCGGCAGTCTGAACCTCGAGGTCTCCGGCTATGTGATGGTCGATATGGGCGGCTTCGAGAACCTGATCGACGCCATGGGCGGGGTGACCGTGGACTCCGGCGGATGGGTGCCCTACCGCGGCCCGCTTCCCGATGGCAGCTGGGGGGACAACTGGTGGGGCCCGGGGGTCTACACCTTCTCCGGCCAGGAGGCGCTGGCCTATGCCCGCTCCCGGACCTACAGCTCCGACTACAACCGGATCCAGCGCCAACAGTGCATTCAGCAGGCGATGATGTCCCAGTTCAACCCGCAGACCCTGCTGACCCGTTTCAGTGAGATCATGCAGGCCGGCGGGAACGTGGTGGAGACCAACCTGCCGCAGTCTCAGCTGGGCTCCTTCCTCGACCTCGCGGTGGACGCGCAGGGCCAGACTCCGCAGCGCCTGGTGCTCGGAGCCCCGGACTTCGGCGCCTCCGGAGACCTGTTCTCCACCTACCCGGACTTTGAGCAGATCCAACGCCGGGTGGATGAGCTGATCGCCAACGAGCAGGCCGACGACGCCGGCGGGCTCTTCGGCTCCGCCGGGTTCCTGCCCGCCCAGTCCGGTGCTCTCGGTGTGATGCTCGCGACACCTCCGGCCAGCGGGCAGGCCGCCGGCGCCGTGGAGGAGGACGAACCCTCGATCGACCCCACGCCGCCGCCCACCCAGCCGGACGGCTCCGAACTGACCCGGGAGTACCTGATCGAGGCCCAGATGACCGGTCAGACCGGTGTGCTGGAACAGGCTGCCTCCTCGAACTACCGCTGCGACCCCGTGAATTAG
- a CDS encoding GtrA family protein gives MITKLWRRIENLFLTLWREVAKFGAVGGVAFIIDSAIFLWLISGPMDDSQLKAKVVAGVVATLFSWMANRYWTFRHKRSTGKTRELMLFLLMNAIGLGIQTGCVGVSKYLLGLDSVTEVFIAGNVIGLVLATIFRFFAYKYWVFTTDRGSLPDLPADQDPAADAAEVTSR, from the coding sequence ATGATCACCAAGCTGTGGCGGCGTATCGAGAACCTCTTCCTCACGCTCTGGCGCGAGGTCGCCAAGTTCGGCGCCGTGGGCGGTGTCGCCTTCATCATCGACTCCGCGATCTTCCTCTGGCTGATCAGCGGACCCATGGACGACTCGCAGCTCAAGGCCAAGGTGGTCGCCGGCGTCGTCGCCACGCTGTTCTCCTGGATGGCGAACCGCTACTGGACCTTCCGGCACAAGCGCTCCACCGGCAAGACCCGCGAGCTGATGCTGTTCCTGCTGATGAACGCCATCGGACTGGGCATCCAGACCGGCTGCGTCGGCGTGTCCAAATACCTGCTGGGCCTGGACTCAGTGACCGAGGTCTTCATCGCCGGCAACGTGATCGGACTGGTGCTGGCCACCATCTTCCGGTTCTTCGCCTATAAGTACTGGGTCTTCACCACCGATCGCGGCTCACTCCCGGATCTTCCCGCGGACCAGGACCCGGCCGCCGACGCCGCCGAGGTCACCTCCCGCTGA
- a CDS encoding dihydrofolate reductase family protein, whose amino-acid sequence MTADYTWDVFCTLDGFGAFAEGADWGGYWGRQGPELLEHRAGLLEPDQLMIFGATTFREVAEIMSAGTDPNALDAWNQHLLRKPAAVVSSTLQSTLGWPDARILRGDAARIVRRLKAESAVPLRSQASLSLNWSLLAAGLVDRIQVTIFPVISGHTGASPILRGAGDLDLELLESRTLDGHIQALVYRPTPHR is encoded by the coding sequence ATGACTGCTGACTACACCTGGGACGTCTTCTGCACCCTCGACGGCTTTGGCGCCTTCGCCGAGGGCGCGGACTGGGGCGGTTACTGGGGCAGACAGGGGCCTGAGCTGTTGGAGCATCGCGCAGGACTGCTCGAGCCCGATCAGCTCATGATCTTCGGTGCCACCACGTTCCGCGAGGTCGCGGAGATCATGTCTGCAGGGACCGATCCGAACGCTCTCGATGCGTGGAACCAGCATCTTCTGCGGAAACCTGCAGCTGTGGTGTCCTCGACGCTGCAGAGCACTCTGGGCTGGCCTGACGCGCGGATCCTGCGTGGGGACGCCGCGAGGATCGTGCGGAGGTTGAAGGCGGAGTCTGCGGTGCCGCTGCGCTCCCAGGCGAGCCTGTCGCTGAATTGGTCGCTGCTGGCCGCCGGACTGGTTGACCGCATCCAGGTGACCATCTTTCCGGTCATCTCAGGCCACACCGGGGCCAGCCCGATCCTCCGAGGCGCAGGCGATCTTGATCTCGAGCTGCTGGAGAGTCGAACCCTCGACGGGCATATCCAGGCGCTGGTGTACCGCCCGACGCCGCACCGTTGA
- a CDS encoding TIGR03089 family protein produces the protein MTPLTLSGSTAGPPQTFPALLDLLEARPQPALIWYGAGQGEERVELSGRVLQNWTVKLIGLFDQESEIEADDAVLIHAAAHWKAAAVLLAAGALGWRISVIDPGAPQSDQAVLAAAIAAQQPGLVVTERPGDWTGSGTWGQLLGDAELAALSPGLLDASFEEATGQRLPAWALDISAEVRQHPDQLPAPLPPRGLSEVLVPEGARSEPGAAAGRSGGLVVVGASPQAPLQDWGLTHWGAADLLPKMLATWAQSRPVVLFQGDPAAQPQAWEQMLRNEAVR, from the coding sequence ATGACCCCGCTCACACTCAGTGGTTCCACCGCCGGCCCGCCGCAGACCTTCCCCGCCCTGCTGGACCTGCTCGAGGCCCGTCCGCAGCCGGCGCTGATCTGGTACGGAGCCGGTCAGGGCGAGGAGCGCGTGGAGCTCTCCGGGCGGGTGCTGCAGAACTGGACGGTGAAGTTGATCGGGCTCTTCGACCAGGAGTCTGAGATCGAGGCTGACGACGCCGTGCTGATCCACGCCGCCGCGCATTGGAAGGCCGCAGCCGTTCTGCTCGCCGCGGGGGCCCTGGGCTGGAGGATCTCCGTGATCGATCCCGGAGCCCCGCAGAGCGACCAGGCGGTGCTTGCCGCCGCCATCGCAGCACAGCAGCCAGGACTGGTGGTCACCGAGCGTCCCGGCGACTGGACGGGATCCGGGACCTGGGGACAGCTACTGGGGGACGCGGAGCTCGCTGCGCTCTCCCCCGGACTGCTGGATGCCTCCTTCGAGGAGGCCACCGGCCAGCGGCTCCCGGCTTGGGCGCTGGACATCTCCGCCGAGGTGCGCCAGCATCCGGACCAGCTGCCGGCACCGCTGCCGCCGCGTGGGCTGTCCGAGGTCCTGGTGCCGGAGGGGGCACGCTCAGAGCCCGGCGCCGCGGCTGGGCGCAGCGGCGGGCTCGTCGTCGTCGGAGCCTCGCCGCAGGCGCCCCTGCAGGACTGGGGACTCACCCACTGGGGTGCGGCAGACCTGCTGCCGAAGATGCTGGCGACCTGGGCGCAGAGCCGACCGGTGGTGCTGTTCCAGGGCGATCCGGCCGCGCAGCCGCAGGCGTGGGAGCAGATGCTGCGCAATGAGGCGGTCCGCTGA
- the manA gene encoding mannose-6-phosphate isomerase, class I, whose translation MFKMINPVRDYAWGSTTAFSELFGWAASATPRAEIWMGAHPSDPSCLELGAESSRTLPAAQAAEADRAAGATQAPDATRPREAPRACGEVISLPDYLREAEQLPDGFSFLLKVLAADRPLSIQSHPTADRARRGFAAEEAAGIAADAPHRSYKDPNAKPELIVALTEFSALCGFRPYPQASKVLTSLRAALALAGGSAQQTRLPAVLDRLQGFVAAQDYRAALEHLLGSGRAEVEAAAQELHELLQFSSGSAEHPATELDDSLDPGTREMLLQVSAAFPADPGIFVTLLLNQVRLQPGESIYLPAGNLHAYLHGVGVELMGNSDNVLRGGLTSKHLDVEELLRVTDWEVLPVPHCPVRRSGSAPSRAQYQAPFPEFQLESLEFPGETVLEGAGCAIVLCTAGELTLGAPAEPERPVQESAVTDSAGTSRMLTLRPGESAFLPDPTGHRLSALAHAQAFVAHTTSVSPDQEHPRP comes from the coding sequence ATGTTCAAGATGATCAACCCTGTTCGCGACTACGCGTGGGGCTCCACCACCGCGTTCAGCGAGCTCTTCGGCTGGGCCGCCTCGGCGACTCCGCGGGCGGAGATCTGGATGGGTGCCCATCCCTCAGATCCCTCCTGTCTGGAGCTGGGTGCAGAGTCCTCCCGGACCCTGCCCGCCGCCCAGGCCGCAGAAGCGGACCGAGCAGCAGGCGCCACCCAGGCTCCCGATGCGACCCGCCCCCGTGAGGCGCCGCGAGCCTGCGGTGAGGTCATCTCCCTGCCGGACTATCTACGCGAGGCCGAGCAGCTCCCCGACGGGTTCTCCTTTCTGCTCAAGGTCCTCGCCGCCGACCGTCCGCTCTCGATCCAGTCACACCCCACCGCGGACCGTGCCCGCCGCGGCTTCGCGGCCGAGGAGGCCGCCGGGATCGCCGCCGATGCTCCGCATCGCAGCTATAAGGATCCCAACGCCAAGCCGGAGCTGATCGTGGCGCTGACCGAATTCTCGGCGCTCTGCGGCTTCCGGCCCTACCCGCAGGCGTCGAAGGTGCTGACCTCATTGCGCGCCGCGCTGGCCCTGGCCGGAGGTTCGGCACAGCAGACCCGGCTGCCCGCGGTGCTGGACCGGCTCCAGGGGTTCGTCGCGGCGCAGGACTACCGGGCGGCGCTGGAACACCTGCTCGGGAGCGGACGCGCCGAGGTCGAGGCCGCCGCGCAGGAGCTGCATGAGCTGCTGCAGTTCTCCTCCGGCTCCGCAGAGCACCCGGCTACGGAGCTGGATGACTCCCTGGACCCCGGCACCCGAGAAATGCTGCTCCAGGTCAGTGCGGCATTCCCCGCGGATCCCGGCATCTTCGTCACGCTGCTGCTGAACCAGGTCCGGCTGCAGCCCGGGGAATCCATCTACCTCCCGGCGGGGAACCTGCACGCCTATCTGCACGGAGTGGGCGTGGAGCTGATGGGGAACTCCGACAACGTGCTGCGTGGCGGACTGACCAGCAAGCACCTCGACGTGGAGGAGCTGCTGCGGGTCACGGACTGGGAGGTCCTGCCTGTTCCGCACTGCCCGGTGCGACGGTCCGGATCGGCTCCGAGTCGAGCCCAGTACCAGGCGCCCTTCCCAGAGTTTCAGCTCGAGAGCCTGGAGTTCCCGGGGGAGACGGTGCTCGAAGGCGCGGGCTGCGCCATCGTGCTGTGCACGGCCGGAGAGCTCACACTGGGCGCCCCGGCGGAGCCTGAGCGTCCGGTCCAGGAGTCTGCAGTCACCGACTCCGCAGGAACCTCTCGTATGCTGACCCTGAGACCGGGCGAATCAGCCTTCCTGCCGGACCCCACCGGCCACCGGCTGAGCGCTCTCGCTCACGCCCAGGCCTTCGTGGCCCACACCACCTCCGTCAGCCCAGACCAGGAGCACCCACGCCCATGA
- the purE gene encoding 5-(carboxyamino)imidazole ribonucleotide mutase, with protein sequence MSQPAENPSAPEAPAEPQPAETQPAETQSTQVGLVMGSNSDWPVMKAAAQALDEFGITFEADVVSAHRMAEEMISYGKTAHQRGIRVIIAGAGGAAHLPGMLASVTPLPVIGVPVPLKHLDGMDSLLSIVQMPAGVPVATVSVGGARNAGLLAVRTLAAGDSAQASRLREQLLDFQQSLALEAQAKGAALREEAAELGTYRTR encoded by the coding sequence ATGAGCCAGCCCGCCGAGAACCCTTCCGCGCCGGAAGCGCCCGCAGAGCCCCAGCCCGCAGAAACTCAGCCCGCAGAGACCCAGTCCACCCAGGTCGGCCTGGTCATGGGATCGAACTCCGACTGGCCGGTCATGAAGGCCGCCGCTCAGGCCCTCGACGAGTTCGGGATCACCTTTGAGGCCGACGTCGTCTCCGCCCACCGCATGGCCGAGGAAATGATCAGCTACGGCAAGACCGCGCACCAGCGCGGGATCCGCGTGATCATCGCCGGAGCCGGGGGAGCCGCCCACCTGCCGGGCATGCTGGCCTCGGTCACCCCGCTGCCGGTGATCGGCGTCCCGGTGCCGCTGAAGCACCTCGACGGCATGGATTCCCTGCTGAGCATCGTCCAGATGCCCGCTGGAGTCCCCGTGGCCACCGTCTCGGTCGGCGGCGCCCGCAACGCCGGACTGCTCGCGGTGCGCACCCTTGCCGCCGGGGACTCCGCGCAGGCCTCCCGACTGCGCGAGCAGCTGCTCGACTTCCAACAGTCGCTGGCACTCGAGGCCCAGGCCAAGGGCGCTGCGCTGCGCGAAGAAGCCGCCGAGTTAGGGACATACCGCACACGATGA